The sequence TCCAGCGCAAGATTCCGGTCACCTACTTCGTCTGCACCGATCCGGTGATTCGCGGAACTTTTTTTCCACACGACCTCAAGATGGGCAACCGCTTCGCCCCCAATAGCATTGCCCAGTTGCGATCCGTTGCCCGCGCGGGCATCGAGATCGGCGCGCACACCCGTGGCCATACCGACCTGGGGCCGATCACTAATCCGCTCAAGCTATATGACGAGATCGTGGCAGCCGGGGAAGAACTGCAAGCGGCGGTCGGCAGCCCGGTGCGTTACTTCGCGTTTCCCTACGGCGGCCACGCCAATATGAACGACCGCGCGTTTCACCTGGCCTACGACGCCGGATTCGAAGGGGTTTGCTCCGCCTACGGAGGCTACAACTGGCCCGGCGACGACGCCTTTCATATCCAGCGCATCTGCGTTGATGGTCCGCTGCTGCGCACCAAAAACTGGGTCACGGTCGATCCCTACAAACTGTGGAGCGTGAAACGCTTTTCCTACAGCGCACAAGCCGAGATCGCGCACCCCGAGGAGGCGCATCAACCGTGACCCGCGCATCTTGTGCTAGCGACTCCAAACCCAAGCTGCGCGCCGATTCGTTGGCCGACAGCGTGGCCATGCTCATGGCGTTGACCGCCGTGCAACCGCTGGTCAGCTTCGCGCGGGGGTTGTTGTTTTGCCGCTGGCTACGGCCCGAGCAACTGGGCCAGTGGGACATGGCGCTCGGCTTTCTGACGCTGCTGGCGCCCTTGGTGGTGCTGGGCATTCCCGGCTCGCTGGGGCGCTATGTGGAGTATTACCGCCAGCGCGGCAAGCTCGGCCGCTACCTGGCACTATCGACCGCGACCACCATCGTTTTGACGCTAGCCGCCATCGCCGTCTTGATCGTGTCGGCCAGTAGCTTTGCGCGATTGATCTTTGGCACAGGCGGCGCCGCCAGCATGATTGGCTGGATGGCGATCTGTCTGGGGCCGCTCGTGGCGTTTGGTTTCATCACCGAACTCTTGAACGCCGCGCGGCTCTATCGCGTGGTGTCGCTATTGCAACTACTGCGCAGCGCCGGCTTTTTGCTGCTTGGCGCGACGGCCCTCTTTGCCTGGAGCATGAGCGCCACCAGCGTGTTGGCCGCCTATGGTCTGGCCTCGGCCCTGTCGGTGGCGGTGGGACTGTATTGGATTCGTCACGCCGATTGGTCGAGCGCCCAAGGCGTGCCAGCGACAAGCGACTCGATCTGGCTCAAGGTAATGCCGTTCGCCCTCTGGGTTTGGATGAGCAACAACCTGAGCAACCTGTTCGAGATTGTCGATCGCTACATGATCGTTCACTACAGCGGCCTGTCGAGCGACGATGCGCTGGCCCTGGTCGGCAACTATCACAGTTCGCGCGTGGTGCCGCTGCTGATCGTTATCTTCGCCACCATGCTGGGGTCGATCCTGCTGCCCCACCTGAGCCACGCCTGGGAGACGGGTCGCCGCCAGGC is a genomic window of Pirellulales bacterium containing:
- a CDS encoding polysaccharide deacetylase family protein; protein product: MPPWKRAILGAWYYGSYAYRWRQERRARAAGAAPIIVLTYHRVADDAANSWTIAPRDFEQQIDWLSRNYELISLAEAQRRIRGRRNDETAVAITFDDGYAVNSEWALPLVIQRKIPVTYFVCTDPVIRGTFFPHDLKMGNRFAPNSIAQLRSVARAGIEIGAHTRGHTDLGPITNPLKLYDEIVAAGEELQAAVGSPVRYFAFPYGGHANMNDRAFHLAYDAGFEGVCSAYGGYNWPGDDAFHIQRICVDGPLLRTKNWVTVDPYKLWSVKRFSYSAQAEIAHPEEAHQP
- a CDS encoding lipopolysaccharide biosynthesis protein, coding for MTRASCASDSKPKLRADSLADSVAMLMALTAVQPLVSFARGLLFCRWLRPEQLGQWDMALGFLTLLAPLVVLGIPGSLGRYVEYYRQRGKLGRYLALSTATTIVLTLAAIAVLIVSASSFARLIFGTGGAASMIGWMAICLGPLVAFGFITELLNAARLYRVVSLLQLLRSAGFLLLGATALFAWSMSATSVLAAYGLASALSVAVGLYWIRHADWSSAQGVPATSDSIWLKVMPFALWVWMSNNLSNLFEIVDRYMIVHYSGLSSDDALALVGNYHSSRVVPLLIVIFATMLGSILLPHLSHAWETGRRQAVDVQLRLALKLLAFALSTGAAVFLLIAPLLFSTLLENKYQAGLAVLPWTLVYCIWFGLAMVAEMYLWIREEARLASVALFLSMLLNVGLAVVLLPRYGLLGAVLACSASKLTLLLLVYGFNRTLGLTGDAAIWLSVALPAALLLGARPALAVYAVVLLWAVASPRWLCAGEKQQLAHVLGGYWDKLLSLVGRRQPAAA